A single Methylomonas sp. AM2-LC DNA region contains:
- the lptD gene encoding LPS assembly protein LptD — protein MNFRFYYIWLAFSSVSVEAHAAGNGAWNCEQSKNGEWTCLNQDAAAANSTSTPPVIKTPNAQTAPQASTPNSQTQPTLTPQTTIPTASTSPVISVPQPMTSETAAQPAAKLPAIPLPTASSPPAVVRSTTDNTATESTHLIEPVLSEQPKPQVHVTETKHPQLQKVDPAPEQTASSPKQPGWTCQSGTEKQNWNCNLVGADPKGEAQPLANVEKSSFSLPPAFTNNQERTFQTLRANYAQDPWLNCENWAIKKPKNKAPSMADRENAVTDVMADFSESYQGEVLSFAGNVDLTRADQHLLAEKASYDTAAGNMDAQGNVMYSESSMALASQSLSMNLNSDEARIRQAMFIAGDGPLRGNAETIYRDNKYLTRYNDTSFTSCPPGNQDWVMHASRLKINRDTGQGSAKNAWLEFKGEPIFYTPYISFPTDNRRLSGFLAPTWGSTQQAGFYVAAPFYWNIAPNMDSTITPRYFSGRGEMLSDQFRYLTDISKGSIGAEYMPNDRIFNKPRYSFGIKDNTTFTSTLKSQVDLNLVSDKTYFNDLNNALGFQRNSYLPSKATINYNPNSDVTFSAGMQHYQSVDPTILKTSMPYDLLPRVDFNVSHDFSGMPLKLSMNSQYSDFSHPTLVNGQRLMIWPSISTPFESTAGFFIPKLSVQSTQYQLSNQSVGGLPESVNRTLPIFSVDSGMSVEKQMAFNDNAYNNIIEPRLFYLYIPRKNQTAIPVFDTSAYDINFNSLFRENSYSGYDRLQDANQLSLAATSRYIDAKTGLEPLKASFGEIMYFQDRTVTLTSTNQPLQVPVPVQTSKTSNLIGDISGQINQNLSYVTGAQWNTEHNSFARGQVGLKYRDQPDRIFDIGYRYRSATANPLVAPSLVPGTTTTPATISMTDVSFRWPLFYEWYALGRWQYSLNFNKTLESFIGLEKENCCWRVRLIARRYINGATTSSTGIAENLDPVNAYFVQLELKGLSGLGDDVDTFLQTSLNGYRKAGNY, from the coding sequence ATGAATTTTCGGTTTTATTATATTTGGTTAGCCTTTTCATCTGTTTCTGTAGAAGCCCATGCTGCTGGCAACGGTGCGTGGAATTGCGAGCAGAGCAAAAACGGCGAATGGACTTGTTTAAATCAAGATGCTGCTGCTGCGAACAGTACCAGCACGCCTCCCGTTATCAAAACGCCGAATGCACAAACGGCTCCACAAGCTTCGACACCAAACAGTCAGACACAACCCACTTTAACGCCACAGACGACAATACCCACTGCCAGCACCTCACCAGTAATCAGTGTACCGCAACCAATGACCTCGGAAACGGCTGCGCAACCCGCGGCTAAATTACCGGCTATTCCATTACCGACAGCGTCATCGCCCCCCGCTGTCGTCAGGTCAACTACTGACAATACAGCGACTGAATCGACTCATTTGATCGAACCAGTGCTCAGTGAACAGCCAAAACCACAGGTGCATGTAACGGAAACCAAGCATCCTCAGTTACAAAAAGTTGATCCAGCACCTGAACAGACTGCCAGCTCTCCAAAACAACCCGGTTGGACATGTCAATCAGGTACCGAAAAGCAAAATTGGAATTGTAATCTGGTTGGCGCCGACCCCAAAGGAGAGGCTCAACCTCTAGCAAATGTAGAAAAGAGTTCATTTTCTTTACCGCCTGCATTCACAAATAACCAGGAAAGAACCTTTCAGACACTACGCGCAAATTATGCACAAGACCCATGGCTAAATTGTGAAAATTGGGCTATCAAAAAACCCAAAAACAAAGCACCGTCTATGGCAGACCGCGAAAATGCAGTAACTGATGTAATGGCTGATTTCTCGGAATCCTACCAGGGCGAAGTGCTTAGTTTTGCCGGAAATGTGGATCTAACCAGAGCTGATCAGCATCTACTCGCTGAAAAAGCCAGTTATGATACCGCTGCGGGCAATATGGATGCTCAGGGCAATGTAATGTATAGCGAAAGCTCTATGGCTTTGGCCAGTCAGAGTTTATCCATGAATTTAAACAGTGATGAAGCCAGAATCCGTCAAGCCATGTTTATTGCTGGCGACGGACCCTTACGCGGTAATGCAGAAACCATTTATCGCGACAATAAATATTTAACTCGCTATAACGACACTTCTTTTACAAGTTGTCCACCCGGCAATCAAGATTGGGTAATGCATGCCTCTCGCTTAAAAATCAATCGGGATACAGGCCAAGGTTCAGCCAAAAATGCCTGGTTAGAATTTAAAGGCGAGCCCATTTTTTATACACCCTATATCTCCTTTCCTACCGATAATCGGCGATTATCAGGGTTTTTAGCGCCTACTTGGGGAAGCACCCAGCAAGCAGGTTTTTATGTCGCGGCGCCTTTTTATTGGAATATTGCCCCTAACATGGACTCGACTATCACCCCGCGTTATTTCTCTGGGCGTGGTGAAATGTTAAGCGATCAATTCCGCTATTTGACCGACATATCGAAAGGCAGTATCGGCGCAGAATATATGCCTAACGATAGAATTTTTAATAAACCACGTTACTCATTCGGTATAAAAGATAATACGACTTTTACCTCGACTTTAAAGTCACAAGTAGATCTTAATCTGGTTTCTGACAAAACGTATTTCAACGATTTAAACAACGCCTTGGGATTTCAACGTAACAGTTATCTGCCTAGTAAGGCCACTATCAATTATAATCCAAACTCTGACGTTACTTTTTCTGCCGGCATGCAGCATTATCAATCAGTAGATCCTACGATACTGAAAACATCCATGCCCTATGACTTGTTGCCAAGAGTTGACTTTAATGTCTCACATGATTTTTCTGGCATGCCTTTAAAGCTAAGTATGAATAGTCAATACAGCGACTTTTCACACCCGACTTTGGTAAACGGTCAACGTTTGATGATATGGCCATCAATTTCTACCCCTTTCGAATCGACCGCAGGCTTTTTTATTCCCAAGTTATCGGTTCAATCCACCCAGTATCAATTGAGCAATCAAAGTGTTGGCGGATTACCAGAAAGTGTTAATCGCACCTTACCCATTTTTTCCGTGGATAGTGGTATGAGTGTGGAAAAACAAATGGCGTTTAATGATAATGCCTATAACAACATTATTGAGCCTCGCTTGTTTTATCTCTATATCCCCAGAAAGAATCAAACCGCGATTCCTGTCTTCGACACATCTGCTTACGATATCAATTTCAATAGTTTATTTCGTGAAAACAGCTATAGTGGATATGATCGCTTACAGGATGCCAATCAGCTTTCTTTGGCTGCTACTTCAAGGTACATTGATGCTAAAACAGGCCTGGAACCCCTTAAAGCCAGTTTTGGTGAAATCATGTATTTTCAAGACCGCACAGTAACACTGACATCCACCAATCAACCGCTACAAGTTCCGGTACCTGTACAAACCAGTAAAACATCGAACTTGATTGGCGATATAAGCGGACAAATCAATCAAAACTTGTCCTATGTTACTGGTGCACAATGGAATACTGAGCACAATAGTTTTGCGCGTGGGCAAGTAGGTCTAAAATACAGAGACCAGCCTGACCGTATTTTCGATATTGGTTACCGTTACCGCAGTGCAACAGCTAACCCATTGGTTGCCCCCAGCCTTGTTCCAGGAACTACAACTACACCAGCAACCATCTCAATGACCGATGTATCATTTCGCTGGCCTTTGTTTTACGAATGGTATGCATTAGGACGTTGGCAATATTCTTTGAATTTCAATAAAACTCTGGAAAGCTTTATTGGTCTAGAAAAAGAAAACTGCTGCTGGCGAGTGCGGCTCATCGCCCGACGCTACATCAATGGCGCAACCACTAGCTCTACTGGTATTGCTGAAAATCTTGATCCAGTAAACGCCTATTTTGTGCAATTGGAACTTAAGGGGCTATCTGGACTAGGCGACGATGTTGACACTTTCTTACAGACTTCTCTGAACGGCTACCGTAAAGCCGGTAACTATTAA
- the rnd gene encoding ribonuclease D, whose amino-acid sequence MTIQYINNPDQLDALCQLISQQPWIALDTEFLREKTYYPKFCLLQIASPDWVACVDPLAISDLTPLLEAIYNPKIVKVLHACRQDLEIFYQITGKIPGPIFDTQIAAPLLGFQENPGYAMLVSSFLNINLNKAHTRTDWSERPLSADQIQYAADDVIYLCKIYTLMCEQLEKLGRLDWLNSDFELLNNSELYQISPENAWLKIRGKNKLTGKQLSIMQALTEWREQTAQEENKPRNWLLQDDFLLELAKLQPITLGELSKIRNMSERTVNRYGKVLCELVATARQRPPKPFSEKERSSKKTQQHEAILDVLSAVVRIRAEENSLNPVILATRKDLEALLFDDEDCLLLQGWRYNMAGRELQGLLQGEFVLSLKPDTVVISKV is encoded by the coding sequence ATGACCATTCAATATATAAACAATCCCGACCAACTTGATGCACTTTGTCAACTGATTAGTCAGCAGCCGTGGATAGCACTAGACACTGAATTTCTGAGAGAAAAGACCTATTATCCCAAGTTTTGCCTATTGCAAATTGCCTCACCCGATTGGGTAGCTTGTGTAGATCCTTTAGCCATTAGTGATTTAACACCATTACTGGAAGCAATATACAATCCGAAGATTGTTAAAGTACTCCATGCATGTCGACAGGACTTAGAAATTTTTTATCAAATTACTGGCAAAATTCCCGGACCAATATTTGACACTCAAATTGCTGCACCTTTACTTGGTTTTCAGGAAAATCCTGGCTACGCCATGCTGGTATCCAGTTTTCTGAATATTAATTTAAACAAAGCCCATACCCGTACCGATTGGTCGGAAAGACCATTAAGCGCCGATCAGATTCAATATGCCGCAGATGATGTAATTTATTTATGTAAAATTTATACATTGATGTGTGAACAACTGGAAAAACTGGGACGTCTTGATTGGTTAAACAGTGATTTCGAATTATTAAATAACTCAGAGCTGTATCAAATTTCGCCAGAAAATGCATGGTTGAAAATTCGCGGCAAAAATAAATTGACTGGCAAGCAATTGTCTATTATGCAAGCCTTAACAGAATGGCGAGAACAGACTGCACAAGAAGAAAATAAGCCACGTAACTGGTTGCTGCAAGATGATTTTCTACTGGAACTGGCAAAACTACAACCGATAACACTGGGTGAGTTGTCCAAAATACGCAATATGAGCGAACGTACGGTAAATCGCTACGGAAAAGTCTTGTGTGAATTGGTAGCAACCGCTAGACAACGCCCGCCTAAACCTTTTTCTGAAAAAGAGCGATCAAGTAAAAAAACTCAGCAACATGAAGCGATATTGGATGTATTAAGTGCTGTTGTCCGCATACGCGCGGAAGAAAACTCTTTAAATCCAGTGATTCTGGCTACGCGAAAAGATTTAGAGGCGCTTTTATTCGATGATGAAGATTGCCTGCTATTACAGGGTTGGCGCTATAACATGGCTGGACGTGAATTACAGGGGTTATTACAAGGAGAGTTTGTATTGAGCCTAAAACCGGATACAGTTGTCATTAGTAAAGTGTAA
- a CDS encoding DbpA RNA binding domain-containing protein has protein sequence MHTDNSASDDLIHCLDLHLQQIIDTQNLDTERKAINAMAIRINRDVLDCAAALLFRQQSQIASPPLIVASSVPESVKARYRFVRYRLDVGSQHQVEKEQIETVLIQESGVDKKRIGKIDIRHNYTLVELPDGMPADIFQLLSEAKLGERKLAIKRVKSNRKTNKT, from the coding sequence ATGCATACTGACAACTCTGCCAGCGATGACTTGATACATTGCCTTGATTTGCACTTACAACAGATTATTGATACACAAAATCTGGATACAGAACGCAAGGCGATAAACGCTATGGCAATTCGCATCAATAGAGACGTATTGGATTGCGCAGCAGCATTACTGTTTAGACAACAGTCACAAATTGCATCACCACCCTTAATTGTAGCCAGCTCCGTTCCTGAATCTGTTAAAGCAAGATATCGTTTTGTACGCTATCGACTGGATGTAGGCAGTCAGCATCAAGTCGAAAAAGAACAAATTGAAACAGTGTTGATACAAGAGTCAGGTGTTGATAAAAAAAGAATAGGTAAAATAGATATTCGACATAATTACACACTGGTAGAATTGCCGGATGGGATGCCAGCCGACATTTTCCAGCTACTTTCAGAAGCCAAACTTGGCGAACGAAAACTAGCTATCAAACGCGTTAAATCCAACCGCAAAACAAACAAAACTTAG
- a CDS encoding peptidylprolyl isomerase codes for MKIFFIVIWLFVVLFNSEAQARVLDRIVAVVEDDVILAHELNQEVAAITAKLKSTNVMMPPEQILRKQVIERMIIDKLQRQLAARSGIQVSDEMLRNSVSDIASRNGLSVEAFHKELTKQGMDYKGFEENLRNEIIINQLRGREIGSRIKVTDAEVEHYMETQSKAGLSNSQYHLGHILISVSEAASSSAIQKAKDKADQVVSELRSGKDFNQMAVSVSNDDNALKGGDLGWRNLGQIPTLFADSVTSMGRGDVSDPIRSPSGFHIIKILDIEGAGQHIVTKTKVRHILLKTNELIDDSDAQKRLQALRDRVINGDDFATLARAHSDDKGSAINGGSLDWVVPGALVPPFEEAMNKLAINEISQPVQTQFGWHIIQVLDRENQDNSEQFKKDKVKEEIRKRKIEEETELWLRRLRDEAYVEIDMDKL; via the coding sequence ATGAAGATTTTTTTTATTGTTATATGGCTTTTTGTCGTGTTATTTAACTCTGAAGCTCAGGCACGGGTTCTAGATAGAATAGTGGCTGTAGTTGAAGATGATGTTATTTTGGCACACGAACTTAATCAAGAAGTAGCGGCCATTACCGCCAAGCTGAAAAGCACCAATGTCATGATGCCACCTGAACAAATATTGCGTAAACAGGTCATTGAACGCATGATTATTGATAAATTACAGCGCCAATTAGCCGCCCGCTCAGGCATACAAGTGAGTGATGAAATGCTGCGTAACTCTGTCAGTGACATTGCCTCCCGAAATGGTTTAAGCGTGGAAGCTTTTCATAAAGAATTAACCAAACAAGGCATGGATTACAAAGGTTTTGAAGAAAATCTGCGTAATGAAATCATAATCAATCAACTGAGAGGCAGGGAAATTGGTAGCCGCATAAAAGTGACCGACGCCGAAGTTGAACACTATATGGAAACACAAAGTAAGGCGGGCCTGAGCAACTCCCAATACCATCTTGGTCATATTCTTATTTCTGTTTCCGAGGCTGCATCCTCTTCTGCCATACAAAAAGCCAAAGATAAAGCTGACCAAGTTGTCAGCGAGTTACGCTCAGGCAAGGATTTTAATCAAATGGCGGTGAGCGTTTCAAACGATGATAATGCGCTTAAAGGCGGTGATTTAGGGTGGCGTAACCTTGGCCAAATTCCAACTTTATTCGCAGACTCAGTGACCAGCATGGGACGCGGCGATGTTTCTGACCCTATCCGCAGTCCCAGCGGTTTTCATATCATAAAAATACTGGACATTGAGGGCGCTGGTCAGCATATCGTCACTAAAACCAAAGTTCGGCATATATTATTAAAAACAAATGAATTGATAGACGATTCGGATGCGCAAAAGCGCTTACAAGCATTACGTGACAGAGTAATAAATGGCGATGATTTTGCAACGCTTGCTCGCGCTCATTCCGATGATAAAGGATCAGCCATTAATGGCGGCTCACTGGATTGGGTAGTTCCAGGAGCCTTGGTGCCGCCATTCGAAGAGGCCATGAATAAACTCGCTATTAATGAAATCAGTCAACCCGTACAAACTCAGTTTGGTTGGCACATAATTCAGGTTCTTGATAGAGAAAATCAGGATAACAGCGAACAATTTAAAAAAGATAAAGTTAAAGAAGAAATTAGAAAACGCAAAATAGAGGAAGAAACCGAATTATGGTTGAGACGTTTACGGGATGAAGCTTATGTTGAAATCGATATGGATAAACTGTAA
- a CDS encoding MFS transporter, producing MNNSSDKPLSQPVWRQIPKGVWALGFVSLLMDISSEMIHSLLPLFMVTTLGASAVSIGLIEGVAEATALIVKVFSGVISDYLGKRKTLALLGYTLGAITKPLFAIATGSGMVLGARLIDRVGKGIRGAPRDALVADITPAEIRGAAFGLRQSLDTIGAFLGPLLAVGLMLLWQNDFRSIFWVALIPGVLAVLVLLVGVKEPLTPTTQKRSNPISSVNLQRLKGAYWRVVGIGAIFTLARFSEAFLVLRAQQSGIPMALVPLVMVAMNVVYAASAYPFGKLSDNICPRKLLAWGLCLLCSADLVLANSHNWGLIIVGVMLWGIHMGLTQGLLAKMVADTSPNDLRGTAYGFFNLVSGIAMLIASILAGVLWEFYGAAVTFYAGAGFCVLTLMLLLIGRR from the coding sequence ATGAATAACAGTAGCGATAAGCCCCTATCACAGCCCGTCTGGCGGCAAATTCCCAAAGGGGTTTGGGCTCTGGGTTTTGTTAGTTTATTAATGGATATTTCTTCGGAAATGATACATAGCTTACTGCCATTATTCATGGTTACGACCTTGGGTGCCAGTGCGGTAAGTATTGGTTTAATTGAAGGCGTAGCCGAAGCAACAGCCCTAATAGTAAAAGTTTTTTCGGGTGTCATTAGCGACTATCTTGGCAAGCGTAAAACCTTGGCTTTATTGGGTTATACGCTAGGAGCAATAACTAAACCGTTATTTGCCATAGCTACCGGTAGTGGCATGGTATTAGGCGCCAGACTGATCGATCGAGTAGGCAAGGGTATACGTGGAGCTCCACGCGATGCACTGGTAGCTGATATTACCCCTGCTGAAATTCGTGGCGCAGCTTTTGGTTTACGCCAATCACTTGATACTATCGGAGCGTTTTTAGGGCCGTTATTGGCCGTTGGTTTAATGCTACTGTGGCAAAATGATTTTCGGTCGATATTTTGGGTGGCGCTAATACCTGGAGTTCTCGCGGTATTAGTATTGCTGGTGGGCGTAAAAGAACCACTGACGCCGACCACCCAAAAGCGTAGCAATCCTATCAGCAGTGTAAATTTGCAACGCCTAAAGGGCGCTTACTGGCGGGTAGTTGGAATAGGTGCAATTTTTACCCTTGCCCGCTTCAGCGAAGCTTTTTTAGTATTAAGGGCTCAACAAAGTGGTATCCCTATGGCTTTGGTGCCACTAGTGATGGTAGCCATGAATGTGGTTTATGCTGCCAGTGCTTATCCCTTTGGCAAATTGTCAGATAACATTTGCCCACGTAAATTACTGGCCTGGGGATTATGCCTGTTATGCAGCGCCGACCTAGTTCTGGCAAATAGTCATAATTGGGGATTAATAATCGTCGGAGTAATGCTCTGGGGCATACATATGGGCTTGACCCAAGGCCTGTTAGCGAAAATGGTTGCGGACACCAGTCCAAACGATTTACGTGGTACCGCTTACGGCTTTTTCAATCTGGTCAGCGGCATTGCCATGTTGATAGCCAGTATATTGGCTGGCGTATTATGGGAATTCTATGGAGCTGCCGTTACCTTTTATGCTGGCGCTGGATTTTGTGTTTTAACCTTGATGTTATTGCTAATAGGTCGACGATAA
- a CDS encoding phosphotransferase, producing MSLPHSDLRVSALINWLSNSLSLDIQQLEIASSDASFRRYFRVKCPSGCHIVMDAPPDKENTEPFLRIAALFKAANLRVPDIYFTNIEQGFIALEDFGSSSLLDCLAAKNVDQLYQQALQSLLQLQTSIDINKCALPTYDTLLLERELGVFHDWFLENLLGLVLPVGIKNDLHDILIQSALAQPQVCVHRDYHSRNLMLINSCELGIIDFQDAVIGPISYDAASLLRDCYIRWPTEQVDNWIYQYYLQLIQTQLLAVDFGQFKRWFDLMGLQRHLKAIGIFSRLHLRDGKSAYLDDIPRTLSYISEVCANYAELSEFNRYLQQQIAPIYRSAL from the coding sequence ATGTCTTTACCTCATTCAGATTTACGTGTTTCTGCGTTGATTAATTGGTTATCCAACAGTCTTTCGCTTGATATTCAACAGCTTGAAATTGCCTCTAGTGATGCCAGTTTCCGGCGTTATTTTCGCGTTAAATGTCCATCGGGCTGTCATATTGTTATGGACGCCCCCCCTGATAAAGAAAATACTGAGCCATTCCTGCGAATCGCAGCGCTTTTTAAAGCGGCAAATTTGCGCGTTCCCGACATTTATTTCACCAATATTGAACAGGGATTTATCGCATTGGAAGACTTTGGCTCAAGCAGCTTGTTGGATTGTTTGGCAGCCAAAAATGTCGATCAGCTTTATCAGCAGGCATTACAAAGTTTATTACAATTACAAACGAGTATAGATATCAATAAGTGTGCATTACCGACATACGATACATTGTTACTGGAAAGAGAATTAGGTGTTTTTCACGACTGGTTTTTAGAAAACCTGTTAGGTTTAGTTTTGCCTGTCGGCATAAAAAACGATCTCCACGATATTTTAATCCAGTCAGCCTTAGCGCAGCCGCAAGTTTGTGTGCATCGCGATTATCATTCCCGTAATCTAATGCTAATTAATTCGTGTGAGCTAGGTATCATTGATTTTCAGGATGCGGTTATTGGCCCCATTAGTTACGACGCAGCATCCTTACTACGCGATTGTTATATTCGCTGGCCAACTGAACAGGTTGATAACTGGATTTACCAATATTATCTGCAACTCATCCAGACGCAACTATTAGCAGTTGATTTTGGACAATTTAAACGTTGGTTTGACCTGATGGGTTTGCAGAGACATTTAAAAGCTATTGGCATTTTTTCCCGATTACATTTACGCGACGGTAAATCGGCTTATCTGGATGATATTCCACGTACTCTGAGTTATATCAGTGAAGTCTGTGCAAACTATGCTGAATTATCAGAATTTAACCGTTATTTGCAGCAACAAATAGCACCAATTTACCGGTCGGCTTTATGA
- the murU gene encoding N-acetylmuramate alpha-1-phosphate uridylyltransferase MurU: MKAMILAAGRGERMRPLTDTIPKPLLKVGGKPLIQHTIENLQLAGFKQIVINLAHLGQQIREYCGNGERWNVSIDYTDEGDAALETAGGIANALPLLGEKPFLVVNADIICDYPLVTLRNRKIDLAHLVLIENPVHHPQGDFSLTSDGLLSADGREKFTFSGIGVYHPDMFQNLPVGPLKLRPVLDQAIQKNRISGEKYLGIWMDIGTPQRLTEIDNLLRVSK, translated from the coding sequence ATGAAAGCGATGATACTCGCTGCTGGTCGAGGCGAACGTATGCGGCCATTAACTGATACTATCCCTAAACCTCTGTTGAAAGTAGGTGGTAAACCTCTCATTCAGCACACAATTGAAAATTTACAGCTAGCCGGATTTAAACAGATTGTGATTAATCTGGCTCATTTGGGGCAACAAATTAGAGAGTATTGTGGCAATGGTGAGCGCTGGAATGTCAGTATCGATTATACAGATGAAGGTGATGCCGCACTGGAAACCGCCGGTGGTATTGCCAATGCATTGCCGTTATTGGGTGAAAAACCTTTTTTGGTCGTTAATGCCGATATTATTTGCGATTATCCCTTGGTTACACTGCGTAATCGCAAAATCGATTTAGCGCATTTGGTATTAATCGAAAATCCAGTACATCATCCACAAGGTGATTTTAGTCTGACTAGCGATGGTTTATTAAGTGCAGATGGGCGCGAGAAATTTACCTTTAGTGGCATTGGTGTATATCATCCTGATATGTTTCAAAATCTGCCAGTCGGGCCCTTGAAGTTGCGTCCGGTTTTAGATCAAGCTATTCAGAAAAATCGCATTAGCGGTGAAAAATATTTAGGCATTTGGATGGATATTGGTACCCCGCAACGTTTGACAGAAATTGATAATCTGTTACGCGTAAGCAAATGA
- a CDS encoding TMEM165/GDT1 family protein, with amino-acid sequence MDAFSEIIKPFLHTDIKEFFVSTCSSFALISAAEMGDKSQLMCVMLASRYRTLPVISGASAAFLFLNSLAVIFGTAIANWLPDYIVAACIALLFIVFGLHALWQDDGEDDPSLPEKSNHNIFFSTFLLITVAEFGDKTQLAVVALSSTAQPLAIWLGSSLALISGAMLGIVAGRKFLQKIPLSLLHKMSGGIFLLLACVAVYKTYTGLLEAKLLSAWLF; translated from the coding sequence ATGGATGCTTTCAGTGAAATAATAAAACCTTTCTTGCATACCGATATCAAAGAGTTTTTTGTGTCGACGTGCAGTAGTTTTGCGTTGATTTCAGCGGCAGAAATGGGTGATAAAAGTCAGTTAATGTGCGTGATGCTGGCATCACGCTATCGAACCCTACCCGTAATTAGTGGTGCAAGTGCCGCTTTTCTGTTTTTAAATAGTTTGGCCGTAATATTTGGCACTGCAATTGCCAATTGGTTACCAGACTACATTGTAGCTGCATGCATTGCATTATTGTTTATAGTGTTTGGTTTGCATGCACTGTGGCAAGATGACGGGGAAGACGATCCTAGTTTGCCCGAAAAAAGTAATCACAATATTTTCTTTAGTACGTTTTTGTTGATCACTGTTGCTGAGTTTGGCGATAAAACCCAATTGGCCGTAGTTGCACTGAGCAGTACGGCTCAACCGCTGGCCATTTGGCTAGGATCCTCTCTGGCGCTCATTTCAGGCGCAATGCTGGGGATTGTTGCCGGTCGTAAATTTTTACAAAAAATACCGCTAAGCTTATTACATAAAATGAGTGGTGGCATTTTTCTGCTTTTAGCTTGTGTCGCTGTTTATAAAACCTATACCGGCTTGCTGGAAGCCAAGTTGCTATCTGCTTGGCTGTTTTAG
- a CDS encoding ZIP family metal transporter: MQVIESYIVEQYQRLVAMPQYQTLMELPPLKRWAVIVGVFLLSQLLFFGLLYLLFGKTVVIGFIASILAGLATGVGALPALFFKQISERLFASMLGMAAGVMLAATAFSLLLPGIEYGNQIWPQKGLWVVSLGMLLGAAFLHFADKRLPHLHFDSVPNHHLESLQKISLFIIAITIHNFPEGMAVGVSFGSGEIKNGLVLAIAVALQNIPEGLAVALPLVGLGYNKWRAVGLATLTGLVEPVGGFLGITMVTLFSSILPVALGFAGGAMLFVITEEIIPETHVNGRSRIATFSLMIGFIIMMILDRILT, encoded by the coding sequence ATGCAGGTGATTGAGTCATACATTGTAGAACAGTATCAGCGGTTGGTAGCAATGCCACAGTATCAGACACTCATGGAATTGCCACCTTTAAAGCGCTGGGCGGTGATAGTCGGTGTGTTTTTGTTGTCACAGTTGCTATTTTTTGGATTGTTGTATCTGTTGTTCGGTAAAACTGTAGTTATTGGTTTTATCGCCAGTATTTTGGCCGGCTTAGCAACGGGTGTTGGTGCTCTGCCCGCTTTGTTTTTTAAACAGATTTCTGAACGTTTGTTTGCCAGTATGTTAGGCATGGCGGCAGGTGTCATGTTGGCCGCTACCGCATTTTCTTTATTATTGCCCGGTATCGAATATGGCAATCAGATCTGGCCGCAAAAAGGTTTGTGGGTAGTTTCTTTGGGTATGCTACTGGGCGCGGCTTTTTTGCATTTTGCCGATAAACGTTTACCGCATTTACATTTTGATAGTGTACCTAATCATCACTTAGAATCTTTACAAAAAATTTCTTTATTTATCATTGCCATTACTATCCACAACTTTCCAGAAGGTATGGCTGTTGGTGTAAGTTTTGGTTCGGGTGAAATTAAAAATGGGTTGGTACTTGCTATTGCGGTTGCCTTGCAAAATATACCAGAAGGTTTGGCTGTTGCCTTGCCACTGGTGGGGCTGGGCTATAACAAATGGCGTGCCGTTGGTCTGGCAACGCTGACAGGCTTGGTGGAGCCTGTTGGTGGATTCCTGGGTATCACCATGGTTACGCTGTTCTCTTCAATTTTACCTGTTGCGTTAGGTTTTGCCGGAGGAGCCATGCTCTTTGTTATTACCGAAGAAATCATTCCTGAAACACATGTCAATGGGCGCTCGCGTATTGCTACCTTCTCGTTAATGATCGGTTTTATTATTATGATGATTTTGGATCGGATTTTGACCTAG